The DNA region AGAGCTGCACCACGAAGGCGCCGCCGTTCGCGTAGCGGTTCACATCGCCGAGCCCGTGCGTCACGACGAGCACCCCGGCCCGCGCTGTGTGCCACCAGCCGCGAAGCCCGCCCTTGCGCGCGGACCGGATGCCGAGCGCCGCCGCATCCCGGTCCTCGCGCTCCGACGATGTGAGCCATATCGTGTCGTGGCCGGCCGCCGATGCGAAGCGCTGCAGTGCGAGGGCGCCGTCGCCCACCCCGGCTCCGCAGCCGAAGACCCAGCGCCGACCGCGCGGAAGGAGGACCGTGCCGATGCGTCCGACGGCATACAGCGGGATCCGCAGGAGCTTGGCCGCATTGCCGGTGCCGAAAGAGAAGGACGCCACCCCGCGAGCCTATCGCGGGGTGGCGTCCTTCTCGGCGCGCGGTGGGCTTCAGCCGGCGAGTTCGCCGAGCTTCACCTCGACGTCATACTGCTTGCCGCCGCGCACGTAGGTGACCTTGGCATCGCTGCCGGCCGCCGCCGCACGCACCTGAGCGGTGAGATCGCTCGCGCTGGTGATCGGGACTCCGTTGAACGTGGTGACGACGTCACCCTCCTGGATGCCGGCCGCAGCCGCAGCGCCGCCGTCCGTCGCCTTGGCGATGTACGCGCCGGAGACGGTGGCACCCTGCACGCTCGACGCGTCCTGGACCGAGGCGCCGAGAAGGCCGTGCGTCGCCGCACCGTCGGCGATGATCTCGTCGGAGACCCGCTTGGCGATGTTCGACGGGATGGCGAAGCCGATGCCGATCGAGCCCGACTCCTCGGAGCTTCCCGAGCTCGCGATCGCCACGTTGATACCGATCAGCTCGCCCTTGCTGTTCACGAGCGCACCACCGGAGTTCCCGTGGTTGATCGCGGCATCCGTCTGGATCACGGCGATCGAGATGGAGTCCGAGGTCTGCGGCGTGCCGCTGCCCGGGATGTCGAACTGGAACGGCCCTTGGCCCTGTCCCTGATCGGGCGTCTGCTGCTGGTTCGGAGCGTCCTCGGAGGACGAGTCGGGCAGAGCGGAGGAAGCGATCTGGATGCTCCGGTTCAGCGCGCTCACGATGCCCGTCGTGACCGAGTTCGCGAGCCCGAGCGGGGCTCCGAGCGCCACCGCGGTGTCGCCGACGTTGAGCTTCGAGGAATCGGCGAAGTCGATCGGGGTGAGCCCCTTGGCATCCTTCAGCTTGATCACGGCCAGATCGTAGATCGGGTCGGTGCCGACCACGGTCGCCTCGAAGATGCGTCCATCGGACGTGGTCACCCGGATCGTCGGATCCGCGACAGCGCCGCCCAGCGTCACGACGTGCGTGTTGGTGAGCACGTAGCCGTCATCGCTGATGATGACACCGGATCCGCTGCCTGCCTGGTCGGAGCCCGCCACCTCGATGGTGACGACGGACGGAAGTGCGGCGGTCGCGACAGCCGTGGTCTCGTTGACGGAACCGGGGTTGTTCACGGTCACCGTCTGCGGCCCGGTCGCCGTGCCCGAGGAGGGCTGGTCCTGGAGCCCGTTCAGCAGAGCGCCTCCGCCGAAACCGGCGACCCCGCCGACCAGAGCGGCCGCGACGATGAAAGCGGCGAACTTCGCGCCGCTACGAGGCTTCTGCTCCTTGGTCTTCGTCCCCTCGCCCGGAAGGCCGGCACCGCCGTCGAGCGGCTGCGTCGGCTGGGTGTACGACGATGCGGTGGGGATGCCGAACGCCGCGCCCTGCGCGGTGGCGGTTGCCGGCGCGGTGGTGGCGGGTGCCGCGTAGCCCTGCGGGACCGGTGCGATCACCGGTGCGGCCGGGGCCTGCGAGGCGAACGTCGACGGCATCTCATGCCCGTGCACCGGCGCAGCGGGCGCCGGCGCGGCCGACGCCGGTGTGACGGGTGCCGGCGCGGCCGACGCCGGCGTGGCGGGCGCCGGTGTGGCGTTGTCAGCGGCGGCATCCGTCGCCGACTGAGCGGCGACCTCTGCGGCCTCGGTGGACGGCACGGCGTCGTTCGACGCGGGTGCCGACTGGTCCTGGGGGTTGTCTTCGTTCATGGTGTGTGCTCCTTCGACGACCATTTCAGAATGACGCCTGTATCTGTGCGTTCCTTATGCCGAAGATGAGTTTCAGCTATGGCCTTAGCCTGTTCTTCATGAGTGTCATTCCCGGCGCATGGCGTCGTACAGCAGCGGGTGCAGGTCTGCTCGCTGCGGACGGAACCGTCGCGCCCACCATCTTCGCAGAGATGTCGGCAGCAGCGGCCCGAACCGGAGCGATCAATCTCGGTCAGGGTTTCCCCGACGAAGACGGTCCCGCAGCGGTGCTGGAGGCGGCGCGACAGGCCATCGCAGATGGAGCGAACCAATATCCTCCCGGTCGCGGAACCCCGGATCTCCTCGACGCCATCAGCGCTCATCAGCGTCGCTTCTACGGGTTGACCGTCGATCCCACACGCGAGGTGATCGTGACGGCCGGGGCGACGGAAGCGCTGACCGCGACACTGCTGGCGCTGATCGACAGCCCGGACGACGAGGTGGTCGTGTTCGAGCCGTACTACGACTCCTACGCCGCGGCCGTGGCTCTCGCGGGGGCGCGCCTTCGCACCGTCCCGCTGCGGGCCCCGGACTTCCAGCCCGACCTCGACCGACTCGCGGCAGCGGTGACCGACCGCACCAGGATCATCCTGGTCAACGACCCGCACAACCCCACGGGCGCGGTGTTCGGGCGCGAGGTTCTCAGCGAGGTGGTGCGTCTGGCGGAGAGGCACGACGCGATCATCGTCACCGACGAGGTGTACGAGCACCTGGCCTTCCATGCGCCGCACACGCCGATCGCGACCCTCCCCGGAGCGGCCGAGCGCACACTGACCATCTCGTCCGCCGGCAAGACCTTCTCCACGACGGGATGGAAGATCGGCTGGGTGCACGGGCCGGCCGCGCTCATCACGGCCGTGCTGACGGTGAAGCAGTACCTCACGTATGTGAACGGCTCCCCCTTCCAGCCTGCCATCGCTGTGGGGCTGCGGATGGACGACGCGTACTTCGCGGATGCGGCCGCCGCGCTCGCGCGAAAGCACGAGATCCTCGGAGCCGGGTTGAGGGAGGCCGGATTCACCGTGCACGCCCCGCAGGGCGGCTACTTCACCGTCGCCGATGCGACCGCACTGGGCGGCGCGGACGCCGCAGCGTTCTGCCGCGCTCTGCCCGAACGCGCGGGCGTCGTCGCGATCCCGCTCACGGCCTTCGTCTCGGAGGCGCACCGGGGCGAGTACTCGGGCCTGGTGCGCTTCGCGGCCTGCAAGCGCGTCGACGTGCTCGAAGAGGCAGCTGCGCGTCTCGCAGGCTTCTCCGCCTGACTGCGGATCAGGAGGGAGCCCCGGGGGCGACCGCTCCGCCGGGGACGGTGTCATGCGGCACGACCGCGTAGCGCCGCACCCGCAGCGACGGGTTCGTCGCCCGCACGCGCGCGATCGTCTCCCCCTCCACCACGGCGACCGCGATCCCGGGAGCAGTGCCCACACCGGCGAGGATCACGCCCTGCGGATCGATGACCTGCGAATGTCCAACGCCGATCGGAGTCGGGTGGTCCGCGGCGATCACATAGACGGTGTTCTCGATCGCACGGGCGGCGAGCAGCGTGGTCCAGTGATGCTCCTTGAGCGGTCCTCTGACCCACTCCGCCGGCACGACGAGGGCGTCGGTCTGCGCATCGACGAGCGAACGGGCCACCTCGGGGAAGCGGAGGTCGTAGCAGGTCATGAGTCCGAAGCGCAGACCGCCGAGGTCAAAGATGGCCGCTAGGCCCAGCTCACCCGGTTCGACCCAGTCGGACTCCCGCTGCCCGAATGCGTCGTACAGATGCTGCTTGCGGTACACGGCGAGTATGCCGTCGCCGCGCACCGCCACGACGGAGTTCCGCACCCGCTCACCGTCCGCGGCCCGCTCCGCGAGACCGGCGACGATCACGACGGCGTACTCGGCGGCCAGAGCGGCCAAGGTCGCGACGAACTCCCCATCGAGGTCCTCGGCGTTCGCCGCGAGGCTCTCGTCCAGAGGATCGACGAAGTAGCTCGAGTACTCCGGGAACACGACCAGCTTCGCACCACGTGCGGCGGCATCGGCCGTCAATTCGGCGATCCGCTCGCGGTTGTCGGCTCGGGATGCGGTGGGCGCGAACTGGCACACGGCGACGGGGACGGCTGCGATCTCGGACATGACTCCATCCTCTCGCATCGACACGCCCGGGACGTCGCCCCGATGCCCTCTCGATTCGACCGACTCCGGAATCCGTGATAAGTTTCTTCTTGTGCCGCGGGGTGGAGCAGTTCGGTAGCTCGCCGGGCTCATAACCCGGAGGTCGCAGGTTCAAATCCTGTCCCCGCAACAAATGAAAGGCCCTCTGACTCGGAGAAATCCAGGTCAGGGGGCCTTTCGCTTTGCTTCGCGTGCGACGCACTCGATCGGATTCGATCGAGTGCGTCGCCCCCGGCTCAGATCAGGTCGGCCACCAGACGTTCGATCCGGGCGCGGATGTCGTCCCGGATCGGTCGCACGGCGTCGATCCCCTGTCCGGCAGGATCGTCGAGCTCCCAGTCCTCGTAGCGCTTTCCCGGGAAGAACGGGCAGGCATCGCCACAGCCCATCGTGATCACGACATCGGAGGCCTGCACGGCTTCGGTGGTCAGCACCTTGGGCGATTCCGCCGTGATGTCGACACCGAGCTCGGCCATGGCTTCCACCGCGACCGGGTTGATCTGATCCGCGGGCAGGGAACCGGCAGAGCGCACGTCGATCCGATCCCCCGCGATGTCACGCAGGAAACCCGCGGCCATCTGCGAGCGGCCGGCGTTGTGCACGCAGACGAAGAGGACGGAGGGCTTGACGGGTACGTCGGTCATCGGATGCTCCTCGCGGGCGTGCTGTCGGAGTTCTCTGCGGCGTGATCGGCGGTTGCCGGAATCAACTCCATTCTCGCCCGAACCGTGCCGACCTGGACGAGGGGATTCCCACAGCAGCCGCCGCCTTCGCCATCGAAGTCACCCGATCCCCCGCAGACACCCGTCGCAGGCAGGGTGAGCTGCGTGCTCCGCGCGGCGATCAGGTCGCCCGCGAGCCGTGCGGCGACGCTGCGTGCCTGCTCGAATCCCGTGAGCGCCAGGAATGTGGGCGCACGCCCGTAGCTCTTCGCGCCGATGATGTAGAAATCGTCTTCCGGCTGGGTGAGCTCGGCCGCCCCTGTCGCCCCGACCGACCCGCAGGAGTGGACGTTCGGGTCGATGTCCGCGGCGATGCCGGCCACCGCCTCCAGAGTCGGGTCCCATGCCACACGCACCTCCGAGAGCATGCCGAGGTCGGGACGGAATCCCGTCAAGGCGAACACGTGCGAGACGCCCCTCACCGCACCTCCGCTGTCCGCAATGATCGTGAGACCCTCTTCGTCCGCGCGGAACTCCGCGACGCGGAACCCCTGGATGACATCGACGAGACCGGACTCGATGACTTTTCGAGCCCGCGCGCCCAGCGCCGCGCGCTCGGGAAGCGCATCGCCCGTTGCGCCACCGAGCAGGCGGGACGCCGCCTTTCCCCGGCGCATCAGCCACGAGACCCGTGTACCGGGGTGTCGTCGCGCCAACGCGGTCAGGCGCAGCACGGTGTGCGTGGCCGAGTGCCCGGACCCGATGACGACCACGTGCCGCCCGGCCTGGGCCGTGACATCATCCGGAATCCGGTAGGAGATATGCGAGGCGAAGCCTGTCTCGCCGATCGCGGGGAGTCCCTCGGCTCCGGCCGGATTGGGGCGACCCCAGGTACCGCTCGCATCGACGACGGCACGTGCACCGATCCGGAGTTCTTCACCATCCGCGCCGATCGCATGAACGACGAAGGGCTGTCCTGCGCGACCGCTCTCGACCACACGGTCCCGCCCCTTGCGCGCGACGCCGGTGACCGTCGTCGAGTAGCGGACCCGCTTCCCCAGCACATCAGCGAGGGGCGCGAGATACCGCACGATCCACTCCGCGCCGGTCGGATACCCGTCCGTCGGAGGGGTCCATCCCGAGGGTTCCAGCAGGCGACGGGAGGCCGCATCGGTCAGCTCGGGCCAGCGGGAGAACAAGCGCACGTGCCCCCACTCGGAGACCGCGGTGGCGGGGCTCGACCCACGTTCCAACACGATCACATCGCACCCGCGCTCGGTGAGGTGTGCGGCGACGGCTAGCCCCTGGGGGCCTGCGCCGATGACGACGACGGGAAGCTCGGACATCACGTTCCTTACATTGATGAACTTCGATATGAACACAGTGCGTGATCTATCGATGTTTGTCAATACGTGGGTAGCATGGCCCTATGACCATCCCTGCCACGATCGACGCCGGCACCTCCTGCTGCGTACCGCGCATCACCTCGACCATCAGCACCGAGGAGGCCGAGAAGGTGGCGCGCGTGTTCAAGGCGCTGGGAGATCCGACCCGTGTGCGTCTGCTCTCCCTCATCGCCGCCGGTGACGGCGGGGAGGCGTGCATCTGCGATCTCACGGAGCCCGTCGGGCTCTCTCAGGGCACCGTTTCCCACCACATGAAGATCCTCTCCGACGCAGGACTCGTCAGGCGCGAGCAGCGTGGACGTTGGGCGTACTTCTCCCTCGACGTCGAGGCCATCGACGCCGCCTCCGCCGCACTTCGGCCCGCCTGACCGAGGAAGGTCCACCGGACAGACGCGAACGGGCGCCCCCGGAGGGACGCCCATTCGATGCGGATGTCTCGAATTAGTTGCCTGCGGCGGAGTCGAGCTCGATCAGCTTCTGCACCGCTGCGGTGAGACGCTCGTCCGCCTCGGCGAACTTCGCGAGGTCTCCCGCCTTCAGTGCCGTCTCACGGTCGACCAAGGCAGACTGCGCAGCCGCGAGCGCCTCCGCCTCGGCCCCCGTGGGCTGCGTGGGCTCCGTCGTCGGCACCTCGCCGGTATCGGGCACTTGAGCGTCCGGATCAGGTTCGACCGTGTCATCGCCGCCGGTTGCACCGGAGTCACCGCCGAAGAGGGTATCGAGGGCTTCGGTGAGCGTGTTCTCGAAAGCCACGCGGTCACCGAAGGCGACCAACACCTTCTGCAGTCGAGGCAGCTGCGTCCCCTCGGACGACTGCACGTACACGGGCTGCACGTAGAGCAGACCGCCACCGACGGGCAGTGTCAGCAGGTTGCCGTAGATGACCTCGGACTCCCCCTGCTGCAGCAGGTTGAGCTGAGGCACCACGGACGTGTCCGAGTTGTAGGTGTTCTGCACCTGACCGGGGCCGGGGACGGTCGTGTCGGTGTCGATCTCGAGCATGCGCAGCTGGCCGTAACCCTCTGCCTTCTTGCCCTTCTCCGAGCCGGCGTCCGAATCGACCGCGAGGTAGCCCATCAGCACGTCACGGCTTCCACCCGCGCCCTGCGAGTTCGGGATGAACGTCGAGAACATCGAGAATCTCGGAGTGTCCTGCCCCGGCATCTGCATGGTCAGGTAATACGGCGGCTGCAGCATCGATTCGCTGCGCGGGTCGTTCGGCGTCTGCCACCGGTTGTCCTGCTGTGCGAACGATCCGGCCTTGTCGACGTGGTAGACCCCGAGGATGTCACGCTGCACCTTGAACAGGTCGGTCGGGTAGCGCACGTGGCTCATGAGCTCGCCGGACATCTCGCTGATCGGCTTCACCGTCGACGGGTAGACCTTCTGCCAGGTCTTCAGCACCGGGTCCTCGTCGTCCCACGCGTAGAGCGTCACGGAGCCGTCGTAGGCGTCGACTGTCGCCTTGACCGAGTTGCGGATGTAGTTGATGTCGTCGATGGCGAGCGTCGGCGACGGGATGTTGGAGTCGGCGATCGCATCCGACAGGCTCACGCTCGTCGAGTACGGGTACGTCTGACTCGTGGTGTAGCCGTCGACGATCCAGACGATGCGGCCGTCCACCACGCTCGGGTACGGGTCGCTGTCGAGCTCGAGGTACGGCGCCACCTTCTGGACGCGCGTCTTGGGATCGCGGTCGTAGAGGATCTGCGAGTCCTCGTTCACCAGGTTCGAGAACAGGATCTGCTCGGACTGGAACTTCAGCGCGTAGAGGAGCTTCGTGAACGTGTCACCGATCTTCGGACCACCGTTCCCCTCGAACGTGGTCTTCGTCTCGCTCGAGCCGTCCTTGCCGCGTGGGTAGTCGATCTCCGCAGGCTCCGACCCCTCGGGGGCGCCGACGATCGAGTACTCGGGCGAGTTCTCGCCGAAGTACACGCGCGGCTCGAAGTTCTCGCGGTCCGACAGGAACCCGGAGGTGGGGATGCCGCGCTCGAGGAACACCGGTTCGCCGTCCGTGGTGCGCTGGTTTCCGGCGGCTGCGACGAGGCCGTAGCCGTGGGTGTAGACCGCGACGCGGTTGTTCCAGTTGTCGCCGTCGCCGAGTCCGGACATGTCGAGGTCGCGCACGGAAACCACGGTGTCCTGCATCTTCCCGTCGATCTCGTACCGGTCGACGTCCATCGTCGTCTGGAACTGGTAGTACCCGCGGTACTGCTCGAGCTGGCGTACCGTCGGCGGGATGACCTTCGGGTCCATGATGCGCGTCGAGGCGGTGGTCTCGGCGTCGGCGCGCAGCTGCCCCGCCTCTGCGTCGGTCTTGGCGGCGAAGGGCGTGGTCTCGAGGTCCGCGACCCCGTACGCCTCCTTCGTGCCGTCGATGTTCCGCTGGTAGTACTCGGCCTGGTAGGCGTTCTGGTTCGGCTTCACCTGGAAGGTGGTGACCACCCACGGGTATCCCACGCCGACGACGAGCGACGCCACGATGAGCAGCGCCGTCGCGGCCAGCGGGAAGCGCCAGCGGCCGATGACGGCGGTGACGAAGAAGAGGATCGCGACGACGGCGGCGATGATCGCGAGGATCGCGAGACCCGGGATCGTCGCGTTCACGCCCGTGTACGCCGCGCCCGTGATGCGGTCGTCGGGCTCGACGAGCGTCTTGTACTGATCGAGCCAGAGGCTCGCCGCCTGCACCAGCAGGTAGAGGCCCGCGATGACCGCGAGCTGGATGCGTGCGGGCTTCGAGATGCGCAGCTCACCCTGGCCGATGCGCACCGAGCCGTACAGGTACGACACGAGGGCGGTGACCAGGAGCGAGAGCAGCAGAACGGCCGAGATGAAGGCGAGCAGGATCGTGTAGAACGGCATCGCGAACATGTAGAAGCCGGTGTCGATGCCGAACTGCGGGTCGACGTCGGACGTCGCCACACCGTTGGCCCAGAGCCAGACGGTCTTCCACTGCCCCGCGGCCGCGAAGCCGGCGAACAGTCCGAAGAAGATGGGCATGCCCCACATCGCCAGGCGACGCAGCGGTTCGATGACCTCCTGGTACCGATCCAGCTGCGAGCTGAGTCGCACGTACACCGGACGCAGGCGGTACGCGAGTTGGATGACGACGAACAGCGGAACGGCCATCCCGAGGAAGCCGACCACGAACATCACCGCCGTGGCGATCCACTGCGTCGTGAGGACGCCGGTGAAGCCCACCTGGTCGAACCAGAGGAACTCGGTGTACAGGGAGGCGAACACGAAGAACACCGCGATCAAGGCGGCGATGATCACCAGGGAGATGCCGAGAATGCGTCGTGAGGTTCGAGGCGTGGCCGGGTTCGGAGCTGAAGGCGAGGAGGTCACCCCACCATCCTAGGCATCGCTCACTGTGGGCAGGCTGTCATCCCGGTCACGGCGAGGTCACGGCCGCACATGTGTGTTCAGCTCCCGGCGCGTTCGCAGGTCGGAAGAGCGGCGACGTCTCCGTCGTCCGCGATGACCTCGAGCGCGGCGAGAGACTCGTCGAGCGTCGCGGTGCGGATGACCTGGAGCCCGTCCGGCACATGCCCGACGACCTCGTCGCAGTTGGCCTCGGGAGCGAGGAAGTACTCGGCCCCCGCGTCCCTGGCACCGTAGAGCTTCTGCCGGATGCCGCCGATAGGCCCGACGGTGCCGGCCGCGTCGATCGTGCCGGTACCGGCCACGTCCTTCCCGCCGTTGAGCTCGCCCTCGGTCAGGGTGTCGATGATGCCGAGCGCGAACATCATCCCGGCGCTGGGGCCGCCGACGTTGTCGAGCTGGATCGTGACGTCGATCTCGAAGTCGTAGTCGGTGCGGAGCGTGATGCCGATGAGCCACAGGGTCGCGTCGCCCTCGGTGTGCTTCTCGGGAGTGATCTCGACGGTCTGCTCGGCTCCGGCGCGCAGCACGGTGAGCTGCACGGGGGCTCCCTCGGCAGCCTGGATCGCCTCGCGCAGCTGCGTCGCAGAGGTGACCGGCGTGCCGTCGATCGCGGTGATCACATCGTCGGCTTCGAGGATGCCGGCGGCCGGGGAGTCGGCGACGGCGTCGACGACGACGACCTGAGCACCGGTGTCGTACCCGAGCTCGTTCAGCGCAGCGGCCGTCGCCTCGTGCTGCGAGTCCACCATCAGCGTGGCGTTGCGCTCGTCGCGCTGCTCACTCGTCACCCCCTGCGGGAACACCGTGTCGAGCGGGACGACCGCCTTGGACGAGTCCATCCACGCCAGTGCCAGCTCGAACCAGCTCGGTGTGCGCTCGCGGTTGCCGACGACCTGGACCGTCGTGAGGTCCAGAGTGCCCGCGGTCTCGAAGGTCTCGGCGCCCTCGACGCTGATCAGCGGAACCTGCTCGCCGTCCGCTCCCTCCGCAGTGCCGAGGGTGTCGTACACCGGGCCCGGCCGCTGGATCACGTAGGGCGACGGCAGGAACGTCAGCACAACAAGGGCGATGAGCGCGACGATCAGCGCCCAGACTCCGAGTCCGAGCTTCCCAGACCGCGTTCGATCCACTGCATTCCTCCGTCGTTCGCGAGCGGCGTACACCGATCTGCCCGCATCGGGTTCGCGCGCAGAAACCTGTGACTAGCGTAGAGGCCACGGCAACAGAAGTGCTGAGAGGGCGAGCGACATGGCAGACAACGACCCGACACCCGAGGACTTCCAGGAGTTCCTGCGGAAGATGCTCTCGAATCAGGGCGGCGGGGACATCGACCCCGAAGCGCTCCGGGGCGCCTTCGAGGGGATGGACGGCTTCACACTCGATCCCGCGATGATGCAGACGATCATGTCGCAGCTGCAGGGCGCCTTCGGTGGCGATCCCTGGGAGAACGCGCTGCGCCAGGCCCTGTTCATCGCCAACCGCGACGGGCAGGGTGTGACCGACGGTTCACGCACCTCGCTCGCCGATTCCTTCGCGCTGGCGAATCTGTGGCTCGGCGAGGCGACGACGATCTCGGAGCTCTCCGAGACACCGACAGCGATGACCCGCGGGGAGTGGGTCGAGAAGACGCTGCCGGTGTGGAAGGAGATCGCCGACCCGGTGTCGACGAGCATCGCGGACGCGCTGACCTCCGCGCTGGACACGCAGGTGCCGGAGGAGATGCGCGACGTCGTCCAGGGGGCAGGCAAGCTGATGCGAGGCCTGGGCGGCTCGGTGTTCGCCGCGCAGTTCGGTCAGGTGCTCGGCAACCTCTCGCTCGAGGTGGTCTCCGGAGGCGATGTCGGCATCCCCGTGCTCCCCGCGGGGACGGCGGCCGTCATCCCGCAGAACCTCACCGCGTTCGGCGAAGGTCTCGAGATCCCCGAAGACCAGATCGCGCTCTACCTCGCCACCCGCGAGCTCGCGTACGCGCGGCTCTACCGGCACGCGAAGTGGCTCCACTTGCACGTGATGGCGCAGATCACCGACTTCGCGCGCGGAGTCACCGTCGATGTGGACGCGCTGGAAGACGTGGCCAGCCGCCTCGACCCCTCCGACCCCGAGGAACTGCGCGCGGCGATCGAGGGCGGCGCTCTCCTCCCCGTGCAGAGCGAGGCGCAGCGCGAGGCGCTCACCCGACTCGAGAACCTCATCGCGACGATCGACGGCTGGGTGGACGTGGTGACAGCCGAGGCGACCTCGCGGCTGCCCGACGGTGCCCGCATCGCGGAAGCCGCTCGACGCCGACGCGCCGTCGGCGGTCCTGCGGAAGACGCACTCGGCGCACTGGTCGGGCTCAAGCTGCGCCCCCGACGCATACGCGAAGCCTCCGCGATGTGGCAGGCGGTGACCGACGCCGTCGGCATCAGCGGACGCGACTCGCTGTGGGACTACCCCGACCTGATGCCGACGGCCGAGGACATCGACGACCCGAGCGGACTCGTCGCCCGGCTGCAGGCGGCTGAGCGTGGCGAACAGCCGGTGGCCGACGAGTTCGATGAAGCACTGGCCCGCCTGCTCGACGGCGACGACTTCTCGGCCGACGAGCCCGCAGCGGGAACCACGGATGAAGCGGACGGAGACGGCGACGCGGCCCCGGAGGGCGACCGACCGGTCTGAGGCAGGGTGCGGGCGTCCGAGGATGCCCGCACCTCTCCTCCCCCGCTCGACGAACGTCGGCGAGTTGTCCACGGATGCCCGGTTGCGGCCCCGCGATGCCGCCATCCTCCCCACAATCGGAGAGATGCCGCTCACCCCTCCGCTCCTCACACGTCTGCACCCGAGCTCTCCCCTGCTGTGGCGCGACGAGCACACCCTTCAGCTCGGAGATGACGGCGGCCTGCGCATCGATGCGGAGGACCCCTGGGTGGAACCGCTTCTCAGCCGGTTGCGCTCCGGTTTCCGGCGGGGTTCCTTCGACGTGATCGCGCACGCGGCCGGCGCTCCGCGGGAGGCGGCACGCACACTCCTCGCGCGTCTCGACGACGTGCTCCTCGACGATGTCGCTGCGGCACGCCCTGCCTGGGTCGAGAACATCGGGATCGCCGACGGCCGGAGCGAGTACCGGATGCGCGAGGCACTCTCCGACGAAGGCATCGAACTCGTGGACATCGGTCACCGGCCCGGCGTGGCCATCGTGCTCGTGAACGGCGTGTCCGCGGCACTGCAGTTCGCCCGCTACCTGCGCGAGGACGTCGCGCACCTACCGGTCGCGTTCGAGCCCGGCCGCGTGACCGTCGGGCCGCTCGTGGTCCCCGGTGTGTCCGCCTGTCTCGCGTGTCGCGACGCCCATGCCCGAGACCTCGACCCGGCCTGGCCACTGCTGCACACGCAGATGATCGGTCGTGATCCGGGCCCGATCCGCGCCGCGCAGGTCGCTGAAGCCGGGCGGCTCGCCGCGCTGCTCCTCGCCGACGACGAAGGTGCGTCCGGGAGGATGGTGCGGATCAGCGCGGACGGTTCCCGCGAGTGGCGTCCGGTGTCGTTTCACGAAGAATGCCGGTGCCGCGGCCCGTGGTCCCCATCTCAGCGAGGAACCGCGACGGAGAGCGCTCCCCCCGACCCGCTGATCTCGACCACGACAGCGCCAGCGTACGGGCGGCGCGCGTGACGCCCACGTAGGCCAGTCGCCGCTCCTCGTCGATCGCCTCGAACGTCGTCGCATACGAGATCGGCAGCGATCCCTCCGCCCATCCGGCGAGGTACACGTGCGGCCACTCCAGCCCCTTGGCGGCATGCAGGGTCGACAGCGTGACGGTGCGCATGGTCGGCTCGTGCTGGTCCTTCGCCCGCGCCATCA from Microbacterium sp. SY138 includes:
- a CDS encoding UPF0182 family protein, with amino-acid sequence MTSSPSAPNPATPRTSRRILGISLVIIAALIAVFFVFASLYTEFLWFDQVGFTGVLTTQWIATAVMFVVGFLGMAVPLFVVIQLAYRLRPVYVRLSSQLDRYQEVIEPLRRLAMWGMPIFFGLFAGFAAAGQWKTVWLWANGVATSDVDPQFGIDTGFYMFAMPFYTILLAFISAVLLLSLLVTALVSYLYGSVRIGQGELRISKPARIQLAVIAGLYLLVQAASLWLDQYKTLVEPDDRITGAAYTGVNATIPGLAILAIIAAVVAILFFVTAVIGRWRFPLAATALLIVASLVVGVGYPWVVTTFQVKPNQNAYQAEYYQRNIDGTKEAYGVADLETTPFAAKTDAEAGQLRADAETTASTRIMDPKVIPPTVRQLEQYRGYYQFQTTMDVDRYEIDGKMQDTVVSVRDLDMSGLGDGDNWNNRVAVYTHGYGLVAAAGNQRTTDGEPVFLERGIPTSGFLSDRENFEPRVYFGENSPEYSIVGAPEGSEPAEIDYPRGKDGSSETKTTFEGNGGPKIGDTFTKLLYALKFQSEQILFSNLVNEDSQILYDRDPKTRVQKVAPYLELDSDPYPSVVDGRIVWIVDGYTTSQTYPYSTSVSLSDAIADSNIPSPTLAIDDINYIRNSVKATVDAYDGSVTLYAWDDEDPVLKTWQKVYPSTVKPISEMSGELMSHVRYPTDLFKVQRDILGVYHVDKAGSFAQQDNRWQTPNDPRSESMLQPPYYLTMQMPGQDTPRFSMFSTFIPNSQGAGGSRDVLMGYLAVDSDAGSEKGKKAEGYGQLRMLEIDTDTTVPGPGQVQNTYNSDTSVVPQLNLLQQGESEVIYGNLLTLPVGGGLLYVQPVYVQSSEGTQLPRLQKVLVAFGDRVAFENTLTEALDTLFGGDSGATGGDDTVEPDPDAQVPDTGEVPTTEPTQPTGAEAEALAAAQSALVDRETALKAGDLAKFAEADERLTAAVQKLIELDSAAGN
- a CDS encoding PDZ domain-containing protein, whose protein sequence is MDRTRSGKLGLGVWALIVALIALVVLTFLPSPYVIQRPGPVYDTLGTAEGADGEQVPLISVEGAETFETAGTLDLTTVQVVGNRERTPSWFELALAWMDSSKAVVPLDTVFPQGVTSEQRDERNATLMVDSQHEATAAALNELGYDTGAQVVVVDAVADSPAAGILEADDVITAIDGTPVTSATQLREAIQAAEGAPVQLTVLRAGAEQTVEITPEKHTEGDATLWLIGITLRTDYDFEIDVTIQLDNVGGPSAGMMFALGIIDTLTEGELNGGKDVAGTGTIDAAGTVGPIGGIRQKLYGARDAGAEYFLAPEANCDEVVGHVPDGLQVIRTATLDESLAALEVIADDGDVAALPTCERAGS
- a CDS encoding zinc-dependent metalloprotease → MADNDPTPEDFQEFLRKMLSNQGGGDIDPEALRGAFEGMDGFTLDPAMMQTIMSQLQGAFGGDPWENALRQALFIANRDGQGVTDGSRTSLADSFALANLWLGEATTISELSETPTAMTRGEWVEKTLPVWKEIADPVSTSIADALTSALDTQVPEEMRDVVQGAGKLMRGLGGSVFAAQFGQVLGNLSLEVVSGGDVGIPVLPAGTAAVIPQNLTAFGEGLEIPEDQIALYLATRELAYARLYRHAKWLHLHVMAQITDFARGVTVDVDALEDVASRLDPSDPEELRAAIEGGALLPVQSEAQREALTRLENLIATIDGWVDVVTAEATSRLPDGARIAEAARRRRAVGGPAEDALGALVGLKLRPRRIREASAMWQAVTDAVGISGRDSLWDYPDLMPTAEDIDDPSGLVARLQAAERGEQPVADEFDEALARLLDGDDFSADEPAAGTTDEADGDGDAAPEGDRPV